The DNA window ATGTTTTAACACCGCGGATAACGAGCCAGCTATCCATAGCAGATAAGCAAGCACCTACCGTTTTATAAGTTAAGCGCAACTTAGCAGCTAATTCATCATCATTTACAATGGTAAAACCAGAAATAACATCGTGATGACCACCGATGAATTTAGTACCGCTATGAACAACGATATCGGCACCTAAGTTCAATGGTTTTTGGAAATAAGGGCTCAAGAATGTATTGTCGATAATGACTAGTGCATTGCGGTCATGAGCTAAGGCACACAAGGCACGAATATCAGTAATCTCCATCATCGGATTTGTTGGGGTTTCAATATAAACAGCCTTTGTATTTGGTTTGAAAGCTGCTTTCACCGCATCAAGATCGGATGTACCAACATAGGTGAACTCAATGCCATTTTGTTCGTAAATATTTGTGAACATGCGGATAGAGCCACCGTACAAATCATCACCTAAAATGATGTGATCCCCAGGGGAGAATAGATGGAATACAGCGTCCACTGCGGCCATGCCGGAGGAGAATGCCAATGCATCCTTACCATCTTCAAGACCTGCAATCAATTGTTCCAAACGATCCCGTGTTGGATTAGACTCACGTGTATATTGATATCCTGTTGTATCACCCAACTTTGGATGGGAAAATGTACTAGACATATAAATTGCAGGGGAAATTGCACCAGTGCTATCTGGTCTACCGCTGCCATGAACGCATTTTGTATTAAATTTCATTCCATTCAACTCCTCATATTTGTATACAATATATTAATTATAAAAGTAGACAATGATTAAGGTCAACAAAAATGGGCACTCATACGCCATGAGTGCCCCTAAAAAGTCATATCTATTTTGAATGGCTTGCCATAACTCTAGGTTAAGTTAGCCTATTTTTTTGTACGTTTTGTAATAAGCAATGCCAAGATAATGCCTAAAGAAG is part of the Veillonella sp. genome and encodes:
- a CDS encoding PLP-dependent aspartate aminotransferase family protein, translated to MKFNTKCVHGSGRPDSTGAISPAIYMSSTFSHPKLGDTTGYQYTRESNPTRDRLEQLIAGLEDGKDALAFSSGMAAVDAVFHLFSPGDHIILGDDLYGGSIRMFTNIYEQNGIEFTYVGTSDLDAVKAAFKPNTKAVYIETPTNPMMEITDIRALCALAHDRNALVIIDNTFLSPYFQKPLNLGADIVVHSGTKFIGGHHDVISGFTIVNDDELAAKLRLTYKTVGACLSAMDSWLVIRGVKTLALRMEQHQKNAIALAEWLKKQPKVTKVLFPGLPEHPGYEINKAQTTGFGGMLSFEVDSEETAKQILEGIKLIQFAESLGGTESLLTYPVTQTHPDLKPEDAERKGITRRLLRLSVGIEDTEDLIADLEQAFNK